In Malassezia japonica chromosome 2, complete sequence, one DNA window encodes the following:
- a CDS encoding uncharacterized protein (COG:L; EggNog:ENOG503P72I), which yields MSRQPEIGQIPESVAADLKAVEQEIDAAEAELVKFSARLHEPIFAKRAQVLDKIEQFWPQALTNCVSTNVYIDDDDHALLNSLTKIDVKRDAADPRAATIEFHFAPNDYISDAVLTKEFKLDPKAGPFSSQFDFAAETIPQKSEIHWKSDAKNLAKLKPTVGDLKEIDVDAEEEDDEEEDDFEPGSFFSSFFDSQSRQVAGSIGRAIVEDLYPNAVQHYEQPSLFEDDDEDDEDDEEDEEEDDDDDREIDLEEEEKRPSKKARK from the exons ATGTCGAGGCAGCCCGAAATCGGACAGATCCCGGAGAGCGTTGCGGCCGACCTGaaggcggtcgagcaggagattgacgcggccgaggccgagctgg TCAAAttctcggcgcgcctgcacgaGCCCATCTTTGCGAAGCGTGCCCAGGTCCTCGACAAGATTGAGCAGTTCTGGCCGCAGGCGCTGACGAACTGTGTCTCGACGAACGTCTACATTGACGACGATGACCACGCGCTGCTCAACTCGCTGACCAAGATCGACGtgaagcgcgacgcggccgaccCCCGCGCGGCTACGATCGAGTTCCACTTTGCGCCGAACGACTACATCTCGGACGCGGTCCTCACGAAGGAATTCAAGCTGGACCCCAAGGCCGGCCCCTTTTCGTCGCAGTTCGACTTTGCGGCCGAGACCATCCCGCAAAAGTCCGAGATCCACTGGAAGTCGGACGCGAAGaacctcgccaagctcaAGCCGACGGTCGGCGACCTGAAGGAgatcgacgtcgacgccgaggaggaggacgatgAAGAGGAAGACGACTTTGAGCCGGGCTCCTTCTTCTCTTCCTTCTTTGACTCGCAGAGCCGCCAGGTGGCCGGCAGCATCGGCCGTGCGATTGTGGAGGATCTCTATCCGAACGCTGTGCAGCACTATGAGCAACCCTCGCTCTTTGAggatgacgacgaggacgacgaggacgacgaggaagacgaagaggaggacgacgacgacgaccgcgagaTCGACCTTGAAGAGGAGGAGAAGCGCCCGTCCAAGAAGGCGCGCAAGTag
- a CDS encoding uncharacterized protein (TransMembrane:4 (i458-477o489-513i610-629o635-653i)) gives MASGQQPLRSRRYGTLIDPADARPVEVQHALDGLGSSAAPPPPGAMEDVQPKRSLFSAMDERSMRRRSMGMLGQTGSWANVDDDEEYEEAPAVRTLFSTADDTHANAPGMANAQSALGRSRSFLDAYRSSEARPWLDEDEDEAPIRGPAPSALRTTLAEVEDEDAPAAPRLRTALSAGGEVPSSAAPVQTDGSVPIAAATAAALAKLTKEEAPTKKKKKSTSEVVVNENGEVVKKKKKKDKEKDGKTKEKDPARRKKRASTRVKDEAGEPIAQPAEEWMDEGAPTTYLDSVRAAPPPEQGTEMLSVPLAEPGAALAPPIGAPLEPPLMPLEPPAPVVAEPVPPPMPTIVSPSVQAARAPPMAPVQPSPIVPVQASPAPAVPRTSPGRLVPLAEPVESQAAPIAEQWRRRERDPDAMSIMSVSTYRAPTIDARREAQMDEYTANETSRMHVFNHNASRLVINMFILYRGAFVMLRQLWRWERPWVTGSVASFYLVVWWRGDLLAIFFLLTFLYIATFRWLHLPAEETLIPDENEPSVSRAPGLKRTLSNKSMMKRTHRLDLAATQPLTVASSALFQQVGDQVLVYTHSFADVHERMKNLAMWRNPIATLRYLGWLLLMVLLSAHVTTWMMVKLPGALVFLCVFIVAPMLEYGYWTKFWDMLNDLPSTRSEPTGAYVSSSRTVLDNVLAGVPTDEEYLQQKLSQTRWEVEREQRRRGEFVEIAPNRIVEEESAEMPSGRVRRRRETRTSKPSRRVLQRWQDASDDVVEPRQERRSSRMLRPQADTSGVFSDVSQPEMEQVREIEEVQQVPEMVSRRGYTPLETKRSSVVQPVQQPIQQVQQPVQPIQPLQQPMQVQQPMQPAMLPAQVAQPQQLPLQPQGPFQAPFQQSSMYQPQQAYQPPAPQYQPQVNPFLTQQEPVPTQAPAPQPDTSRSVPSHAFSGGAPLQPSAPVQSTPLVPSEPFAQDTAPAPQHDPTWHAEVESITSEYDMDDDEEDEESEPEQRTVAERALSALGFGLPQQEPKPKAPEPQPEPQPELLPAWEAKPPGLNVAPAPPLFQVPLNESSNELTPEAHVRETPVSAPVPPVAVAPQPELVPAPVPAPAPAPAPIEREPVPSPHAAPAPVPAVTTPVPAAAPAPSGPPSFIAATSDTLQEQLDRRRRAKQVQQDTLSHATVPRQPSYASLSLSQDGVAMSPAVSVEAVHSRQLRPDMTSPRGSPQRIRWVDEQDGQGIYLAVHRKRVGHLIVLPKRIVFQLTFSTIKPLTAPQGMTETDVSRLTKVVDGRSYYPIIAPSAIQEMVRPEMNKQGTAPFEPYSVLASMIPEPNKVMFDVPLDRVSGIKKTRKNTPALDRCPEGLEIVLGEGEKSLTLPAVIERDRAFQRVLSLDPNKWPA, from the exons ATGGCGAGCGGGCAGCAGCCGCTCCGTTCGCGGCGCTATGGGACGCTGATCGACCCGGCAGATGCTCGGCCAGTAGAGGTCCAGCATGCTCTAGACGGACTCGgcagctcggccgcgccgccgccgccgggcgccaTGGAGGACGTGCAGCCGAAACGCTCCCTCTTCTCCGCGATGGACgagcgctcgatgcgccgccgttcCATGGGCATGCTCGGCCAGACGGGCTCGTGGGCAAATGTggatgacgacgaggagtacgaggaggcgccggccgtgcgcacccTCTTCTCCACCGCAGACGATACACACGCAAACGCGCCGGGCATGGCCAATGCTCAGTCCGCCCTCGGCCGCTCACGCTCGTTCTTGGACGCGTACCGCagcagcgaggcgcgtccgtggctcgacgaggacgaggacgaggcgccgatcCGCGGGCCGGCGCCATCCGCCCTGCGCACGACCTtggccgaggtcgaggacgaggacgctCCGGCTGCACCACGCCTGCGCACAGCGCtcagcgcgggcggcgaggtgcccagcagcgcggcaccgGTACAGACCGACGGAAGCGTGCCGATCGCCGCTGCGACCGCAGCAGCCCTCGCCAAGCTGAccaaggaggaggcgcCGACAAAGAAAAAGAAAAAGTCGACGTCCGAAGTGGTCGTCAACGAAAACGGCGAGGTTGtcaagaagaagaagaagaaggacAAGGAAAAGGACGGCAAGACCAAGGAAAAAGAcccggcacgccgcaagaagcgcgcctcgacacgcgtcaaggacgaggcgggAGAACCCATCGCCCAGCCCGCCGAAGAGTGGATGGACGAGggagcgccgacgacgtacctcgactcggtgcgtgccgcgccgcctccaGAGCAGGGCACCGAGATGCTGTcggtgccgctcgccgagccgggcgccgcgctcgcgcccccGATTGgggcgccgctcgagccgccTTTGatgccgctcgagccgccTGCTCCGGTGGTGGCCGAGCCGGTGCCTCCGCCGATGCCGACAATtgtctcgccgagcgtacaggccgcgcgtgcgccgccgatggCGCCGGTGCAACCGTCACCAATTGTTCCCGTGCAGGCGTCGCCGGCCCCTGCAgtgccgcgcacgtcgcccgggcgcctcgtcccgctcgccgagccggtcgagtcgcaggccgcgccgatcgccgagcagtggcgccggcgcgagcgcgacccGGATGCGATGTCGATCATGTCGGTGTCGACCTACCGTGCGCCGACGATCGAtgcacgccgcgaggcgcagatGGACGAATACACCGCGAACGAGACGAGCCGCATGCACGTCTTTAACCACAATGCGTCGCGCCTGGTGATTAATATGTTTATTCTGTACCGCGGCGCATTTGTCATGCTGCGCCAGCTGTGGCGCTGGGAGCGCCCGTGGGTCACGGGCTCCGTCGCTTCGTTCTACCTGGTCGTGTGGTGGCGTGGCGACTTGCTCGCCATCTTTTTCCTGCTCACGTTCCTGTACATCGCGACGTTCCGCTGGCTGCACCTGCCCGCGGAAGAGACACTTATCCCGGACGAGAACGAGCCGAGTGTTTCGCGCGCACCGGGCCTCAAGCGCACGCTGTCGAACAAGTCGATGATGAAGCGgacgcaccgcctcgacttggccgcgacgcagccgctGACGGtggcctcctcggcgctctTCCAGCAAGTCGGCGACCAGGTGCTTGTGTACACGCACAGCTTTGCGgacgtgcacgagcgcatgAAGAACCTCGCCATGTGGCGCAACCCCAttgcgacgctgcgctacCTCGGCTGGCTCTTGCTCATGGTGCTGCTCAGCGCGCACGTCACGACGTGGATGATGGTCAAGCTGCCGGGCGCACTTGTGTTCCTGTGCGTCTTTATTGTCGCGCCGATGCTCGAGTACGGGTACTGGACCAAGTTCTGGGACATGCTCAACGACCTCccgtcgacgcgcagcgagccgaCGGGGGCCTACgtcagctcctcgcgcacggtCCTCGACAATGTCCTCGCGGGCGTGCCCACAGACGAGGAGTACCTGCAGCAAAAGCTCAGCCAGACGCGCTgggaggtcgagcgcgagcagcgccgccgcggcgagttTGTCGAGATCGCGCCGAACCGCatcgtcgaggaggagtCTGCCGAGATGCCGTCGGGacgcgtccgccgccgcagggagacgcgcacgagcaagccgtcgcgccgcgtgctgcagcgctgGCAGGATGCGTCGGacgacgtcgtcgagccGCGCCAGGAGCGCAGGTCCTCGCGCATGCTCCGGCCGCAGGCCGACACATCGGGCGTGTTTTCCGACGTGTCGCAGCCCGAGAtggagcaggtgcgcgagaTCGAAGAGGTGCAGCAGGTGCCGGAGATGGTGTCGCGCAGGGGGTACACGCCGCTGGAGACGAAGCGCAGCAGCGTTGTGCAGCCCGTGCAGCAGCCGATCCAGCAAGTGCAGCAGCCGGTTCAACCGATCCAGCCGTTGCAGCAGCCGATGCAGGTGCAGCAGCCGATGCAGCCGGCCATGCTACCGGCGCAGGTTGCCCAGCCCCAGCAGCTGCCTCTGCAACCCCAGGGACCCTTTCAAGCCCCATTCCAGCAGTCGTCCATGTACCAGCCGCAGCAGGCGTACCAGCCTCCGGCACCCCAGTACCAGCCGCAGGTGAACCCCTTCCTGACGCAGCAGGAGCCGGTCCCGACGCAGGCCCCTGCGCCCCAGCCGGACACTTCGCGGTCGGTCCCTTCGCACGCGTTCAGCGGCGGTGCACCGCTGCagcccagcgcgccggtgcagagcacgccgctcgtgcccTCGGAGCCGTTTGCACAGGACACTGCGCCGGCCCCACAGCATGATCCGACGTGGCatgccgaggtcgagagCATCACGTCCGAGTACGAcatggacgacgacgaggaggacgaggaaagcgagcccgagcagcgcacggttgccgagcgtgcACTCTCGGCACTCGGCTTCGGCCTTCCGCAGCAGGAGCCCAAGCCCaaggcgcccgagccgcagcccgagccgcagcCCGAGCTCCTGCCTGCATGGGAAGCGAAGCCGCCGGGCCTGAATGTCGCGCCGGCCCCGCCGCTCTTCCAGGTTCCTCTGAACGAGTCCAGTAACGAGCTCACGCCCGAGGCCCACGTTCGTGAGACGCCCGTCTCTGCGCCTGTGCCCCCGGTCGCtgtcgcgccgcagcccgagCTTGTGCCGGCCCCGGTGCCTGCCCCTGCACCCGCCCCGGCGCcgatcgagcgcgagcctGTGCCGTCGCCCcatgcggcgcccgcgccggtgcctgccgtcacgacgccggtgcctgctgcggcgcccgcgccgagtgGCCCGCCTTCGTTCATCGCTGCGACGTCGGACACGCTGCAAGAGCAGCtggaccgccgccgccgtgcgaAGCAGGTGCAGCAAGACACGCTGAGCCACGCGACCGTCCCTCGCCAGCCGTCATACGCCTCGCTGAGTCTGTCGCAGGACGGCGTGGCAATGTCGCCTGCGGTGTCTGTGGAAGCGGTGCATTcgcggcagctgcgcccCGATATGACGTCCCCCCGTGGCTCGCCGCAGCGTATCCGCTGGGTGGACGAGCAGGATGGCCAAGGCA TCTATCTTGCTGTGCACCGCAAGCGTGTGGGCCACCTGATTGTGCTGCCGAAGCGCATCGTATTCCAGCTGACCTTTTCGACGATCAAGCCGCTCACGGCCCCTCAGGGCATGACGGAGACGGATGTCTCGCGGCTGACCAAGGTCGTTGACGGTCGCTCGTACTACCCCATTATTGCCCCCTCCGCGATTCAGGAGATGGTGCGCCCCGAGATGAACAAGCAAGGCACTGCGCCTTTCGAGCCGTACTCGGTGCTGGCGTCGATGATTCCCGAGCCGAACAAGGTCATGTTTGACGTTCCCCTCGACCGCGTCTCAGGTATCAAAAAGACGCGCAAGAACAccccggcgctcgaccgctgCCCCGAAGGCCTCGAgatcgtgctcggcgagggcgaaAAGAGCCTGACGCTGCCTGCGGtcatcgagcgcgaccgcgcgTTCCAACGTGTCTTGTCGCTGGACCCGAACAAGTGGCCTGCATAG
- the HUL4 gene encoding HECT-type E3 ubiquitin transferase (COG:O; EggNog:ENOG503NUFY), with amino-acid sequence MASLVVRDKTRGTSALGAWASLFAAPADPVAAVAGHEVYGDALDEPQQDTFTTHDPGELKDGTDVRTLHTCMDACVRAYRADALERHSEPLDAFVPLFQLVEVSLASPVMLYRLCIRGAVYDDAPLALLRMWLADASLPVLARTRLRDIVYGALDTAALHLEAAQRQADKEEAVAVYESRYTHQPIAVTDCALLAMDACDEDPQRIARIARSVDRRAWKQRSERVASMPTDRLASLASRTSSALSWRLAQHTPSGASQRAAQAPSYNNDETLLALLGALEHLWKANRARPAAAQCGIHTFYAVATELPFGLDEYVGWVNAPASEQGIYPLMDHPYVLSLGTKVQVIAWESQQALRQASTYAWMYPQTSTRHAIADGLQTASGMHSTPRAPVGDQGTLALQVRRDYLVEDSMGLLGLDALELHRPLKITFVDEIAQDAGGLRKEYLLLLCEELCHPTRGLFCDINEAPLHGVLWFAPKPLGESDTLPLYELLGMVLGLALLHQVTLPLRFPERMYASLLHRVVHHAPPACTLDALRAVHPQLASGLEQLLRYEDAHTSVEDAMGMTWSVHYADRLYELAPGGDAQSVTAANREAYATRIAEWMLHDAIDAPLGALARGFAQICAPPGARLARTPLALFLPAELETLLRGRDEHLLDVSALRASTAHVGFPPKATHGPSAAHENLDAFWDVWRALDAPSQHALLGFITGSPRVPAMGAACIGLRIQHVDDPYAALGAATERVPWST; translated from the exons ATGGCgagcctcgtcgtccgcgacAAGACACGAggcacgtcggcgctcggcgcatgGGCCTCGCTCTTTGCCGCACCGGCCGACCCCGTTGCGGCCGTGGCAGGGCACGAAGTATACGGCGAtgccctcgacgagccgcaACAGGACACATTTACCACGCACGATCCAGGCGAGCTCAAGGACGGCACAGATGTCAGGACGCTGCATACGTGCATGGATGCATGCGTGCGTGCGtaccgcgccgacgccctcgagcggcacagTGAGCCACTCGATGCGTTTGTGCCGCTATTTCAGCTCGTCGAAGTGTCACTTGCCTCGCCCGTCATGCTCTACCGCCTCTGCATCCGTGGCGCAGTGTACGATGATGCACCCCTTGCGCTGCTTCGCATGTGGCTCGCCGACGCTAGTCTTCcggtgcttgcgcgcacgcgcctaCGTGACATTGTCTATGGGGCACTCGATACCGCCGCcctgcacctcgaggcggcgcagcgccaggcaGACAAGGAAGAGGCCGTGGCTGTGTACGAGTCACGCTATACCCACCAGCCCATTGCCGTGACGGACTGCGCGTTGTTGGCGATGGATGCTTGCGACGAGGATCCCCAGCGCATTGCGCGTATCGCTCGCTCGGTCGATCGCCGTGCATGGAAGCAGCGgtcggagcgcgtcgcgtccatGCCGACGGACCGCCTTGCATCGCTCGCAtcgcgcaccagctcggCACTGAGctggcgcctcgcgcaaCACACACCGAGCGGTGCgtcgcagcgtgccgcacAAGCGCCATCGTACAATAACGACGAGACGCTCCTTGCCCTGCTCGGCGCATTAGAACATCTGTGGAAGGCGAACCGTGCCCGTcccgctgcggcgcagtgcGGTATTCATACCTTTTATGCGGTCGCGACCGAGCTTCCGTTTGGTCTCGACGAGTACGTCGGATGGGTCAATGCACCGGCATCCGAACAGGGCATATACCCACTTATGGACCACCCCTATGTCCTGAGTCTCGGCACCAAGGTGCAAGTCATTGCATGGGAGTCGCAGCAGGCCTTGCGACAGGCATCCACGTACGCGTGGATGTATCCCCAGACATCGACGCGCCATGCGATTGCCGACGGACTCCAAACGGCCAGCGGCATGCACAGCACGCCCCGCGCGCCAGTGGGCGACCAAGGCACGCTTGCTTtgcaggtgcgccgcgactaCCTTGTCGAAGATTCCATGGGCCTACTAGGCCTCGATGCACTGGAGCTGCATCGCCCGCTCAAAATCACCTTTGTCGACGAGATTGCGCAGGATGCGGGCGGCTTGCGAAAAGAGTACCTGCTCCTGCTGTGCGAAGAGCTATGCCACCCCACGCGCGGCCTCTTTTGCGATATCAACGAGGCACCGCTGCATGGCGTGCTGTGGTTTGCCCCCAAACCGCTGGGCGAATCGGATACACTGCCTCTCTACGAACTGCTTGGCATGGTACTGGGCCTCGCACTGCTGCACCAAGTGACGCTTCCGCTGCGCTTCCCCGAGCGCATGTATGCGTCACTGCTGCACCGCGTAGTGCACCATGCGCCCCCAGCGTGtacgctcgacgcgctgcgtgccgtgcaCCCTCAGCTGGCGTCCGgactcgagcagctgctgcgctaCGAGGATGCGCATACCTCGGTCGAGGACGCGATGGGCATGACATGGTCCGTGCACTATGCTGACCGGCTGTACGAGCTTGCGCctggcggcgacgcgcagaGCGTCACGGCCGCGAATCGCGAGGCGTACGCcacgcgcatcgccgagtggatgctgcacgacgcgatcgatgcgccgctcggcgcactTGCGCGTGGCTTTGCGCAGATCTGTGCGCCtcccggcgcgcgccttgcgcggACGCCCCTTGCGCTCTTTCTCCCtgcggagctcgagacgctgctgcgtggccgcgacgagcactTGCTGGATGTGAGCGCATTGCGGGCGAGTACTGCGCACGTCGGCTTCCCTCCAAAAGCCACACACGGTccctcggccgcgcacgagAATCTCGATGCGTTCTGGGACGtgtggcgcgcgctcgacgcgccgtcgcagcacgcgctgctcggATTCATCACGGGCAGCCCCCGTGTGCCGGCGatgggcgcggcgtgcatcGGTCTGCGTATCCAGCACGTAGACGACCCCTATGCggcactcggcgcggcgaccgagcgcgtgccgtgGAGCA CATAG